Below is a genomic region from bacterium.
TAAATTATTATTGCCTTTTGGGATATTATTTGCGGGGGTTGGTTACTATTGGACATATAAATATCATTGGTATGTTTACAACAATAAGTTGACGAATAAATCTAAACACTAAACCCATTGTTGATAACCTTCCTTTTCACCCTATGGTTTTAGTTACTCTATTAATAGTCAAGAGGGGGTTTTCAACCCACAAAGGTTGTCCCGACCGTTGAATCTCTTACGATATGAAGTTCCCAATATAACCTGCCGTTTTCCATCTTACCAGACGGATGTTTGTAGTATCGATTTAACAGCATTTTGCCACTTGCTTCGTCCAAAGCCCAACAGTCGTTTGTGTAATAAGATCCCATCCGGGCATTACCTTAGTTCTAAGGTCACTTTTGCCATAGAGGGAGGCTTATGCTCTGGATAGTAAAGGCTTATAAAACAGGTAAAACAGCTAATTAATGCATTATCCTTGCCTTTCAATTGTCCCATAATAAATATTATGTAAACTATGAGTATGAATAGATGGACAGGCTTTTATTCCGAAGATCCCCGGGTTCTCTCCGCTCCCAGGTCCCTATGCTCCGAGTACGCCGCCGTTGAATTCAAGAAACTCAATTGCCATTCCATCCTTGACCTGGGCTGCGGCGTGGGCCGGGATTCTTTTTATCTGGCATCTCAGGGCTTGAATGTCTTTTCCATGGACTCGGCCTATACCGGCCTTAGCAAAGCCCAAAGTCTGGTTCCAGCCTGCCAAGCCGGCAAAAGCCGCCTGATCCAGGGTGATGCACTATCTTTGCCGTTCTCGGATGCCTGTTTTGACGGG
It encodes:
- a CDS encoding class I SAM-dependent methyltransferase — its product is MNRWTGFYSEDPRVLSAPRSLCSEYAAVEFKKLNCHSILDLGCGVGRDSFYLASQGLNVFSMDSAYTGLSKAQSLVPACQAGKSRLIQGDALSLPFSDACFDGIYCFGLLHEFLPPDCDQAVEQVLKEASRVLRDQGLLVLAVLAGDPTAGLPHVSLFTREMTNFEAYCLKCLEINKYYDIGCTGSNDYLIWRGLYKKVLK